The proteins below come from a single Mesobacillus jeotgali genomic window:
- a CDS encoding LCP family protein: protein MANKRGKRVRWGRVVGALLLLGIFMVGLFTIFQYIEGTYQAINQPFQKAEADSFQGEENTTEEVNVLLLGSDSRGEEGARTDSIMVAHYNPQTHKVKLISLMRDMYVNIPEHGQQKLNAAYSFGGPELLRETIKLNLGLDIHHYAIVDFKGFVKAVDLLVPNGIEVDIPYEMSEGIGMTLEEGTQQLNGEELLGYVRFRQDRLSDFGRVQRQQEVVSKLKEEAVSLNSVAKLPQLLDLLSTYVDTNVDTHTLLTIGKDILTNETGDIQTLRLPEDGSFENETYEGVGEVLEVDLDFNREALKEFLAD from the coding sequence ATGGCAAATAAAAGAGGCAAAAGAGTAAGATGGGGAAGAGTTGTCGGCGCCCTGCTGCTCCTTGGAATCTTCATGGTTGGTCTTTTTACCATATTTCAGTACATAGAAGGAACTTATCAAGCAATTAATCAACCGTTTCAAAAAGCTGAAGCAGATTCGTTTCAAGGAGAGGAGAACACAACAGAGGAAGTAAATGTTCTGTTACTGGGCAGCGACTCACGCGGTGAAGAAGGTGCGCGAACAGATTCCATTATGGTCGCCCATTACAACCCACAAACGCACAAGGTAAAACTGATCTCCCTTATGCGCGATATGTATGTGAATATCCCAGAACACGGACAGCAAAAATTGAACGCTGCCTATTCCTTTGGAGGCCCTGAATTATTAAGGGAAACAATCAAACTGAATTTAGGCCTGGACATTCACCATTATGCGATTGTCGACTTCAAAGGCTTTGTAAAAGCAGTCGACCTCCTAGTGCCCAATGGAATTGAAGTAGACATCCCATACGAAATGTCCGAAGGAATCGGAATGACATTGGAAGAAGGAACCCAACAACTGAATGGCGAAGAACTGCTAGGCTACGTCCGCTTCCGCCAGGACAGACTAAGTGACTTTGGACGGGTCCAAAGACAACAAGAAGTCGTGTCAAAATTAAAAGAAGAAGCTGTATCCCTAAACAGTGTCGCCAAGCTGCCACAACTGTTAGACCTATTAAGTACATATGTCGATACCAATGTCGACACACACACACTCCTGACAATTGGAAAAGACATACTCACCAATGAAACCGGGGACATACAAACCCTTCGACTTCCCGAAGACGGCAGCTTTGAGAATGAAACTTATGAAGGTGTTGGTGAGGTTTTGGAGGTGGATTTGGATTTTAATAGAGAGGCGTTGAAGGAGTTTTTGGCAGATTAA
- a CDS encoding DUF3891 family protein, whose amino-acid sequence MIIHEREHEFVMVAQHDHAHVSRDAAQWWRDDYFLGIDKKESVVLAVREHDRCWIEPDEEPLWNEHTQQPYSFMDYPGSPKLAFYKEGIDEIVQMDPYAGLLCSLHYGSFLKDATSTIGKNFWVAEKHRQQKLLNELGIANDKTLSFHLNLLKFCDNLSLYICLNDPGTPKDQEHYFYREGFPQRFSFADEKPIHARWLGQETVSLSISPFKKELHVTLPFKAVEKEQIKDIGLAAAFQNSPILYREVTYL is encoded by the coding sequence ATGATAATCCATGAACGAGAACATGAATTTGTGATGGTGGCCCAGCATGACCATGCCCATGTATCCCGAGATGCTGCACAATGGTGGAGAGATGATTATTTTTTAGGAATAGACAAGAAAGAATCCGTTGTCCTCGCCGTACGGGAACATGACCGCTGCTGGATCGAACCCGATGAAGAACCGTTATGGAATGAACATACCCAGCAGCCCTACTCCTTTATGGATTACCCTGGCAGTCCAAAGCTTGCTTTTTACAAAGAAGGAATCGACGAGATCGTCCAAATGGACCCATACGCCGGCCTCCTTTGCAGCCTTCACTACGGATCATTCCTAAAGGATGCAACAAGCACGATTGGGAAGAATTTTTGGGTCGCAGAAAAACATAGACAGCAGAAGTTGCTGAATGAATTAGGGATTGCTAATGACAAAACCCTCTCCTTCCATTTAAATCTATTAAAATTCTGCGACAACCTGTCATTGTATATTTGCCTGAATGATCCTGGTACGCCAAAAGATCAGGAGCATTATTTTTACCGAGAAGGCTTTCCACAGAGATTTTCATTTGCAGATGAAAAACCGATCCATGCAAGATGGTTAGGCCAGGAAACCGTGTCCCTGTCGATTTCCCCCTTTAAAAAAGAACTTCATGTCACACTGCCTTTTAAAGCAGTTGAAAAGGAACAGATTAAAGACATAGGATTGGCTGCAGCTTTTCAAAACAGCCCAATTTTATATAGAGAAGTAACATACCTTTAA
- a CDS encoding DUF3817 domain-containing protein gives MQNTAISRFRLMGLLEGGSLLVLVFIAMPLKYWAGFPEAVRFVGSLHGFLFVLYVLMIAYTTFKVRWSFLWVVSAFAAAFIPFGNMVLDRFLQRTFSVKEAS, from the coding sequence ATGCAAAATACGGCTATAAGTCGTTTTCGTCTGATGGGTTTGCTTGAGGGTGGATCATTGCTGGTGCTTGTGTTCATTGCGATGCCGCTTAAGTATTGGGCTGGTTTTCCCGAGGCTGTCCGGTTCGTAGGTTCTTTGCACGGTTTTTTGTTCGTTCTATATGTGCTCATGATTGCTTATACGACATTCAAGGTTAGATGGTCTTTTTTATGGGTTGTGAGTGCGTTTGCAGCTGCGTTCATTCCTTTTGGCAATATGGTTTTGGATCGCTTTTTACAGCGGACTTTTTCTGTAAAGGAAGCCTCATAA
- a CDS encoding DUF1450 domain-containing protein, whose amino-acid sequence MNVIQKLFSKQKKVKIEFCQRNLEQFLPEENYAAYNEFLSRKNVEHKEFECQSRCKECRLSPYAMVNGDFVAAEDSNELLKKMAQYID is encoded by the coding sequence ATGAATGTAATCCAGAAGCTTTTTTCAAAACAAAAGAAGGTGAAGATTGAATTCTGCCAGCGTAATCTGGAGCAGTTTTTACCTGAAGAGAACTATGCTGCCTACAATGAATTCTTGAGCCGCAAAAATGTTGAGCATAAGGAATTCGAATGCCAGAGCAGATGCAAGGAATGCCGTCTGTCTCCGTATGCTATGGTCAATGGTGATTTTGTAGCCGCAGAGGATTCAAACGAACTGCTTAAGAAAATGGCTCAATATATAGATTAA
- a CDS encoding cell wall hydrolase — translation MKKILMLVSILTLVIGSYTVYAESTKTIKPAETLTAKKVDVDTKESSVTDKRFIKEEEVRLLARLVHAEAKGEPYEGKVAVAEVVLNRVEHEQFPDTVKEVIYQRNAFQPVQNGAINKPAGEEAIKAVEDALENENNIKSLYFYNPETATSQWIFTRNVVKKIGKHAFAI, via the coding sequence ATGAAAAAAATTCTTATGCTAGTTTCAATCCTTACATTAGTAATTGGTTCATATACAGTTTATGCCGAATCAACGAAAACGATCAAACCGGCTGAGACTTTGACAGCCAAAAAGGTAGATGTTGATACGAAGGAATCCTCGGTCACAGATAAACGCTTCATCAAAGAAGAAGAAGTGAGACTGCTTGCCCGCCTGGTCCATGCGGAAGCAAAAGGTGAACCGTATGAAGGCAAGGTTGCAGTTGCCGAAGTCGTGCTGAACCGTGTGGAGCACGAACAATTCCCGGATACGGTAAAAGAAGTCATTTATCAAAGAAATGCATTCCAGCCGGTCCAAAATGGTGCGATCAATAAACCGGCAGGTGAAGAGGCAATTAAGGCAGTTGAAGATGCCCTTGAAAATGAGAACAATATAAAATCTCTTTACTTCTATAATCCTGAGACAGCAACAAGCCAGTGGATTTTCACTAGGAATGTCGTTAAAAAAATCGGGAAGCATGCATTTGCTATTTAA
- a CDS encoding SGNH/GDSL hydrolase family protein translates to MKKYSLSLTLLFSMLSLLLMLFGLGWTIQNQFFSNGASGAIEQTKPVEEDTGKDGKVVVALGDSLTRGTGDDTGKGYIGYLVDELEEKSKEKITIHNFGVKGYRSNQLLDQLKQGEIQRTIQGADYILITIGGNDLFQSGQTFLQMDEQQIAQAKESYLKNLASILKELRTMNDSAVIFHIGLYNPFIDLNDSELTTKVVRDWNYDTNQLLDQNEKSVFVPTFDLFQLSVNDYLYTDKFHPNAEGYRLIAERVASLITW, encoded by the coding sequence GTGAAAAAGTATTCGCTTAGTTTAACACTGCTTTTTTCAATGCTTTCATTATTATTAATGCTGTTCGGTCTTGGATGGACAATCCAGAACCAATTTTTCAGCAATGGAGCGTCCGGAGCTATTGAGCAGACAAAGCCAGTAGAAGAAGATACGGGAAAAGACGGCAAGGTGGTTGTGGCCCTTGGAGATTCACTGACTCGGGGAACCGGGGATGATACAGGTAAAGGCTATATTGGCTATCTGGTTGATGAGCTTGAGGAAAAATCAAAGGAAAAGATCACAATACATAATTTCGGGGTTAAAGGATACCGTTCCAATCAGCTTTTGGATCAGCTGAAACAAGGAGAAATCCAAAGGACGATTCAAGGCGCAGACTACATCCTCATAACGATTGGCGGCAATGATTTGTTCCAGAGCGGGCAAACGTTCTTGCAAATGGATGAGCAGCAAATCGCTCAGGCAAAGGAAAGTTATTTGAAAAACCTTGCATCGATTTTAAAAGAGTTAAGGACCATGAATGACTCGGCTGTCATTTTTCATATTGGACTGTATAATCCGTTCATTGATTTAAATGATTCAGAGCTGACAACGAAGGTCGTCCGTGATTGGAATTACGATACAAATCAACTGCTTGACCAGAATGAAAAGTCCGTCTTTGTGCCGACATTCGACTTGTTCCAGCTGAGTGTGAACGATTATTTATACACAGATAAATTCCACCCGAATGCTGAGGGCTACAGGCTGATTGCAGAACGGGTAGCATCTTTGATTACATGGTAA
- a CDS encoding ABC transporter ATP-binding protein — translation MSEITLSVKGLRKTIGKKEIIKGIDFDLRRGEVFGFLGPNGAGKTTTIRMLVGLIKPSSGTIEIGGYNVRKNFTKAMEQMGCIVENPELYSYLTGWENLEHFARMLPEEDPAHMKYVVELVRLEERIHDPVRTYSLGMRQRLGIAQALLGKPKVLILDEPTNGLDPMGIREMRNFIRYLAEEEGLTVLVSSHLLSEIQLMCDRVAIISKGSVIKVDYVENLLALQEKVIWFAEPRDTAKEILNGVTTVSDGADGALVTPYLETESAKWNRMLVEKGVQVNEMNRKLPALEDLFLELTGGESID, via the coding sequence ATGAGTGAAATCACGCTGTCTGTAAAAGGGCTGAGAAAGACGATTGGCAAAAAAGAGATCATTAAAGGAATCGATTTTGATTTAAGACGAGGCGAGGTCTTTGGGTTCCTTGGTCCGAACGGTGCTGGCAAAACGACAACAATCCGTATGCTTGTGGGGTTAATCAAGCCAAGTTCGGGGACAATCGAAATTGGCGGCTACAATGTCAGGAAGAATTTTACGAAAGCAATGGAGCAGATGGGCTGTATCGTGGAAAACCCTGAGCTATATTCCTATCTGACAGGCTGGGAGAATCTCGAGCACTTTGCGAGGATGCTGCCTGAAGAAGACCCGGCGCATATGAAATATGTCGTGGAGCTCGTGCGATTGGAGGAACGTATCCATGATCCTGTCAGGACGTATTCCCTTGGGATGCGGCAGCGTCTGGGGATTGCCCAGGCATTGCTGGGAAAACCAAAGGTCCTGATTCTGGACGAGCCGACGAATGGACTTGATCCGATGGGGATAAGGGAGATGCGGAATTTCATTCGTTATCTTGCCGAAGAAGAAGGATTGACTGTCCTTGTATCAAGCCATCTTCTGAGCGAAATCCAGCTGATGTGTGACCGAGTCGCAATCATTTCGAAAGGGTCAGTTATCAAAGTGGACTATGTTGAAAATCTTTTGGCATTACAGGAGAAAGTCATCTGGTTTGCAGAACCTCGTGATACTGCGAAAGAAATTCTGAATGGCGTGACGACGGTTTCCGATGGAGCAGATGGAGCTTTGGTTACTCCTTATTTAGAAACTGAAAGTGCTAAATGGAATCGGATGCTGGTGGAAAAAGGGGTTCAGGTAAATGAAATGAACAGGAAATTGCCTGCTCTTGAAGATCTTTTCCTTGAATTGACTGGGGGTGAGTCGATTGATTAA
- a CDS encoding ABC transporter permease subunit has protein sequence MINLVRNEMLKIVRKKRILIVAGIIAVLVALFTYSQYREIERRLERFGDVDWRTTLQQQIIDTQNRITSSGISDEWKSELQLRIQQQQYYLDNNVNPMEPGAPSFARVFAEHSINLFLPLMIMVVAADIVSSERSAGTVKLLLTRPVKRWKILMSKYITLILSVSIIVVLFGVLSYLISGLIFGYQGWAAPVMTGFSVEGNELNTSAIQMIPQWQYLLMEFSLVWFVALIVGTITFMLSVLIRNTPAGMGVMLAALISGAILSNMVSSWESAKYLFMINLNLTGYLSGQAPPIEGMTLGFSLVVLALWGLAALIVSFVVFIRQDIY, from the coding sequence TTGATTAACCTCGTCAGGAATGAAATGCTGAAGATTGTTCGCAAAAAAAGAATCCTGATAGTGGCTGGGATCATTGCTGTGCTGGTCGCACTTTTTACATATTCTCAATACAGGGAAATTGAAAGAAGGCTTGAGCGCTTTGGGGATGTTGATTGGCGGACGACTCTGCAGCAGCAAATCATCGATACACAAAACCGGATCACAAGCAGCGGCATATCAGATGAGTGGAAAAGCGAACTGCAGCTCCGTATCCAACAGCAGCAATACTATCTTGATAACAACGTGAATCCGATGGAGCCCGGCGCACCAAGCTTTGCGCGTGTTTTCGCGGAGCATTCGATCAACTTGTTCCTGCCATTGATGATTATGGTAGTGGCAGCTGATATTGTTTCCTCCGAACGGAGTGCCGGCACGGTGAAATTACTGCTGACAAGGCCGGTGAAGCGCTGGAAGATTCTGATGAGTAAGTACATCACTCTGATTTTATCCGTATCAATCATTGTAGTATTGTTTGGGGTGCTGTCCTATTTGATATCCGGCCTTATTTTTGGCTATCAAGGCTGGGCTGCTCCTGTTATGACCGGGTTTAGTGTCGAAGGAAATGAATTGAATACGAGTGCGATTCAGATGATTCCCCAGTGGCAGTACTTGTTAATGGAGTTCAGCCTTGTGTGGTTTGTTGCACTGATTGTAGGAACAATCACTTTCATGCTGTCGGTTCTGATACGGAATACGCCAGCAGGAATGGGCGTTATGCTCGCAGCACTGATTTCCGGGGCGATCCTCAGCAATATGGTCTCATCCTGGGAGTCAGCAAAATACTTGTTTATGATCAATTTGAATTTGACAGGCTACCTGTCCGGCCAGGCACCGCCGATTGAAGGGATGACACTGGGTTTTTCTCTTGTCGTGCTGGCTCTTTGGGGATTGGCTGCTTTAATTGTTTCGTTTGTTGTGTTTATCAGGCAGGATATATATTAA
- a CDS encoding Fe3+ hydroxamate ABC transporter substrate-binding protein, with amino-acid sequence MFKITRQCSICEKEIQPNEEIYVKMRYPEKKGMTEIKAFIQYQGKIICEECNNK; translated from the coding sequence ATGTTCAAAATTACTCGACAATGCTCGATATGCGAGAAGGAAATCCAGCCAAATGAAGAGATTTACGTGAAAATGAGGTACCCGGAAAAGAAGGGCATGACGGAGATCAAAGCCTTTATCCAGTATCAAGGTAAGATCATATGCGAAGAGTGCAACAATAAATAG